One Megalopta genalis isolate 19385.01 chromosome 5, iyMegGena1_principal, whole genome shotgun sequence DNA window includes the following coding sequences:
- the LOC143259570 gene encoding RNA polymerase-associated protein CTR9 homolog — MEWGPGQKKFERILKNPTTSTDAYSLIALGNIWLQTLHQSGKDKDREKRYQDRALAMYKQVLRNDPKNIWAACRSQDLKFHKLVHKNQSITNFVISNYFHNMD, encoded by the exons ATGGAATGGGGTCCTGGTCAAAAGAAATTCGAAAGAATCCTGAAAAATCCTACAACCAGTACAGATGCTTATTCACTGATCGCCTTGGGCAATATTTGGTTACAAACTCTACATCAAAGTGGGAAGGACAAGGATCGGGAGAAACGCTACCAAGATAGAGCATTGGCTATGTATAAACAG GTTTTACGAAATGATCCTAAAAATATTTGGGCGGCGTGTAGATCTCAAGATCTCAAGTTTCATAAACTAGTTCACAAAAATCAGAGTATAACAAACTTCGTTATATCAAATTATTTTCACAACATGGATTGA
- the LOC143259568 gene encoding uncharacterized protein LOC143259568, whose product MEREVEQKMQEMQLEEANASAGSAAANTAAASTATSAAANTAAASTATSAATDTSAANESLDSILARQREIAAAYESGRASQWRNILGQLARGLARPNLPNLVAANRELKKLLKKTMYGPQKRGEKRKGRGGKGGRGGRGGRRGRGGRGGRGGRGGRGGRGGRGGRGGESSKYIINFY is encoded by the exons atggaacgagaagtcgaacaaaaaatgcaggaaatgcagTTAGAAGAAGCAAACGCATCTGCcggatcagcagcggcgaataccgccgcagcatcaacggcgacctcagcagcggcgaacaccgccgcagcatcaacggcgacctcagcagcgacggacacctccgccgcgaacgagtcgctggactcaatattagcgcggcagcgagaaatcgctgccgcgtacgagtccgggagggct tcacaATGGAGGAATATCCTTGGGCAGCTGGCCAGAGGGCTGGCGAGGCCTAACCTGCCAAATCTGGTGGCAgcaaat agagagctgaagaaGCTACTGAAGAAGACTAtgtatggcccccagaagaggggggaaaaaaggaaagggagaggaggaaaaggaggaagaggaggaagaggaggacgaagaggacgaggaggacgaggaggacgaggaggacgaggaggacgaggaggacgaggaggacgaggaggacgaggaggggaGAGctctaaatatataataaatttttattaa
- the LOC143259551 gene encoding uncharacterized protein LOC143259551, with protein MPKVVNSMNWEDVVSSQLLRRMKGGASKKLTLTTPRYSKRKIMKERTQQAAAARKMRTEKIEAAEVSQEMPHFIIEPGTQEQSCAQPIIDEGLTITDFRFVVEQVLLIGYHSATFECTTQHLQVIGMKRSGFIATITLKCKMCQYEAEVHSQTADNKTMDLHYTAALATITSGGGYAKMEEMFATMNIPYISRMEYRRRHDDIVADLLSLAEAEMLAAAEEEKQLAVRRGDVSVSGIPFIPVVADGSWMKRSYHTGRYDSLSGIGAIAGYHTKKVLFAGVKNKVCLICRNASKRKESPREHRCFKNWGRNETSKRMESAASMKTVLAKLARGMTKPSRVDLVAANIKRTEKKEEKNMAPEKGETEMSMREKD; from the exons atgccaaaggttgtgaattcaatgaattgggaggatgtggtttcttcccaattgcttagacgtatgaaggggggtgcatcgaaaaaactgaccttgaccacaccaagatacagcaaaagaaaaattatgaaggagag aactcaacaagctgcagcggcaaggaagatgcgcaccgagaagatcgaagcagcggaggtaagtcaagaaatgccccatttCATCATCGAGCCAGGAACGCAAGAGCAATCATGTGCACAGCCAATCATCGATGAAGGATTAACCATAACGGACTTCCGGTTCGTGGTGGAGCAGGTACTACTGATAGGGTACcactcggcaacgttcgaatgcACCACGCAACATTTGCAAGTGATCGGGATGAAGCGCTCGGGATTCATAGCAACGATAACTCTGAAGTGCAAGATGTGCCAATATGAAGCGGAAGTGCACAGTCAAACGGCAGACAACAAAACAATGGACTTGCATTATACTGCGGCCCTCGCTACAATCACTTCTGGAGGTGGTTACGCAAAGATGgaagaaatgtttgcaacaatgaacattccaTACATATCAAGGATGGAATATCGAAGACGTCATGACGACATTGTTGCAGATTTGTTAAGtcttgctgaagcagaaatgctagcagcggcagaagaggagaaacaattagccgtccgaagaggcgacgtttcagtttccggtatccctttcatccccgtcgtggctgacggcagctggatgaagagatcgtaccatactggaaggtatgactccttgtccggtattggtgcaatagcgggataccacacaaaaaaagtgttatttgcaggtgtgaaaaataaagtgtgtttgatttgccgcaacgcttcgaagaggaaggaaagccccagagaacataggtgcttcaagaactggggacgaaatGAGACGTCCAAgagaatggagagtgct GCGAGTATGAAGACAGTTCTGGCTAAATTGGCTCGGGGGATGACAAAACCCTCGAGGGTGGATTTAGTTGCTGCCAACAtaa AGAGAACTGAAAAAAAAGAGGAGAAAAATATGGCCCCCGAAAAAGGGGAAACCGAAATGAGCATGAGGGAGAAGGACTaa